Below is a genomic region from bacterium.
GAGCGGTCAAGCAGGTCGAGTAATCCCGTTTGTGACTCAGGGAACTTAAGGTCGAATCGCCCCAAAACCGACTCGGCTGTCATATCATCGGTATTCAGAAAATCACGAAGAAGTTTTTCGGCAAATGTCTTTTCGTTAAGTCCCTGTGCTCTCGCTATAACCGGTACTATGTTCTCCATTAAAGCGCGAGTTCCTGATAGTACCTTTCGCTTCGCCTTCCGGAGGAGGATATTCCGAAGTTCATGCACTCCAAATTCTTTGAATAGATCTGGAAAATGTTGCTTAATAGGCTCTATAACGCTCACCTCAAACTGCACCAAAAAGCTCCATGAGAGTAGTTTGTTATCCACATCGTCGAGCACGCTGTCAGGGTATTTGGCGGCTTGAAGTAACGAGCTGAGTTGAGTTTTTGTGTAACCTGTGAGCGCCTGCAACTCGATGAAAGCTCCCTTTTGAAATAAGTCCGAAGAGTTTTGAGTCGACTCTTTGAGGATGAGTTTTAATGCGCGAGTCTGAGCCGTACGCCCCCACTGCTTGCGGAGCATATGGATATGGAAGGCTTGAATGAGATCTTTTACCGATGGCTCGCGGTTGGCAACATGCGCGGGAATTTTTGCACGGTTTGTCTTCAGTGCAGCACGTAGTCTTCTTTCGCCGTCTATGAGGCTGTAGCGTTTCCCGCTGGCTTCGTCGTTTTGGCGGCAGATCACGATGGGAACTAGCACTCCGAAGCGGTAGACCGAATCTACAAGCTGGTTGAATTCTGGGTCTGCGTTGATTTGTTCCGCAGATTCACCTCGTGGGTTCTCGTTGTTGAATGCCACGTCTTTTGGATCCACGGAGATAAGTTTGTATTCTTGAGTTTTCACCGTTTTCTTTTGTTTGGGCATAAGGCACCTTGTAAAAAATTCTCAACAGGACCTCGGTTAATGTCCGGCATAGCGATCGGTCTTTTATACGTGTTGTTTTGTACACTGTCGCGAACTGGGTTACAATCATTTCTACGCGGACAACAAAACTATCATTATAGTGGGGTTTCTTTTGGGGTTTCTTTTGTGCTTTAAATATTACTTTTGATTTTGTAAGCAGGTAAATTGCGGGGAAGGAGGGTCACCCATCGCAAATAACATTTATATTCGTCCCTGTCCTCCCTCCGCTTTCGATCACAGAGCGTGACGTTGCAGGTCATATTGCGCTCTAGGCGATCAGCCGTTCACGGTGATATTGCAGGAAAGATTGGGATGGAGTGAAGGTGAGGGGGAGGGTAACCGCATGGTTTTCGAACGGTTGGAACTGCTGCTGAAATGCCTTGTTGGTGTGGTGATCCTTGAGTTGAGGACTGAAGATCAGGTGGAATTGCTCGTCCAGAGAAATCAGGTGGGCGTCAAAGGCCGCATCAAAGGTTGCCGATAGGCAGAGCCCATTCGTCGGGTTCAACCGGTTGTCCTTATCTTCTGCCCAGCCTACGATATGGCTCGCTCGAAGGACCTGCGGGATGTCCAGCCCTGTGATACAACATCGTCCATCGTAAACCTGTAGGATCATCTTTCGGAAAAAGTGCTGGTTCACCCGGGTTTTAACCTCGCGGATGGCCTCCTTGCCGATCACCCCCGTGTAGTCCAATTTCTGTTTGCTTAGTTGTTTGACTAAGTCATCGGCAGAAATGCCTGGCTGTTTGAAGACATCCCAAAGCTTAGTTTCGTGGCGAGTTGTGATTAGGAACTCTCTGAAACTATTGAGCGCAGCGGAACAGTAGCGATCGCGCCAGTAACTGATCGGCTTTTCACCGCCGAATATGCCTGACTCCCCAAGATTCTGTTGTTCTAGTACATATTCATAGAGTTCACCAATCCGGGTGATCGTGGTAATGCCCCAGATATTGCAGCAGTCCTTAAACAGGCTGGTTGGCTTGGCCAGTATTGGGCCTAGCAAGTCCAGTGCCCGAACATAGGAACTGGCTTTACCGCTCCCGGCGGTATTGGTCTCCTCCATAAATTCGGTAAAGCGGTCGCGGGGTGTCATGGTGCTCATTATAACGGTAAGTTAAGATTAAGGGTCAAGTTTCCATATTCCGCCATCAGCAGGCGTCTCGCAACAATTCCATCCGCCGATCGATCGCCTCTTTTTTGGGTTTAAGCCTGATGTCACTGGGTAAGATGACGGTCTTGTTCCTCAGTCGCATGACTTCTCGTTGTCCCTCGATCCTTTCATTCATGCCGTCCCGGATATACCAACGCAGATCATCATACACCGTTCCGCGTGCCGGTCCCGGTGCAATCAACTGGCAGTCCATCAACCAGTGATGGTTTTTGCAGAGCGCCATGCCGTTTTGGGGCGAATCGTCGCGGGTTTCGCTGAATGGGATCAAGTGCGCAGCATCTATGAGGGTGACTTCGTCAAATAGGAATCGGATGCCACATGCGGCACACCGGTAGTCGTAAGCCTTCTTGACGGTTCGGGCGAACGCCGCATCGCGGGCGGTGGTCGCGGTTTCACCGGGGTTGACCTGGTAACCATGATCCCGCCATGTCTCGCGTACCATGCCGATTTGGCGCTCCTCACCGGATAATTCCAGCAGGGATTGCCGCTGGACGCTGAAATACCGGTCAATTATGGCCTGCCGCAGTATTTCCCGGCTTGCCGGTTGTGAGAACAGAACGAAAAGATCGGGATCCAGAGTTGCATAGGACACGTTTGCCATGAGTGTTGCCCCACTACGGGCTGAGCCCGAATTCACCTCTTTTCCCGGCTGAGAATTGAGATGCCAAAACCGCTCGCCTCGCAGATAGAAGAAGGGATTCCATGGTGTGCATTGATCCGTCGGCCCCTTCACAACATTGAAGTACCGCTTAAATAACTCGAGCAGTTCAGGCCCATAAATGATCCTGTTCTCGACAAGTTGACCGTTATCGGCCAAGGAAAGGACCGCAAGGAGCATGCAAGCCTTGTGGGGGCGGGGCCGCCCTTCATGCTGATCCGTTCGCAAGGACTGGAATCGGTCGCAGTACTGCTGAAGCATACTGCTTGTTGTTGCGCTGTAACTCATGTGGAGACAAATAACAGATTGGCCCCAGAATTACCACCGGACAAAGTAACTACCGATTCATCCTGAAGCACAATGGCACTGAGCGCGACCGGTGGCAGTGTATGTATTTCAATCACGGTTTTTGTTTTGTCTGACATGTCTCTGTCATTGCAAACTTTTGCTGAGTGATGCAAATTGAGCCACAACACATCAACAACAATAGTCTGCGGTATGGCCACAGAATAATCAGTACTGGGTAAAGACAACTTATGGGATGGAAAGGCACAATGCGCACGATGGAAGCGGCGGCTCGGCGGCAGCAACGCGACGCCAAGAAACGCCAGCGTGAACTTGAACGCCAGACCAAGGAAGCGGCGAAACTTTCTGCGCTGGAACAGGCGCGATTAGAAGTCGAAACCTACGACAATGCATTGGACGTTCTCCTGTCCGTTCACAAAGAACAAACCGATCCCGTGGATTGGTTGACCCTCGCTTCATCCCTGCCGCCAGTCTTGCCGCGCCGCCAATCGCACAATGAACTCAAGGCCCGCCAACGCCTTGCTATCAATCCGTCTACGCCGGAAGCCGACTCCACCATCGAACAGGCCCGGAAACAAGATGAACGTGAGTTCCAGGAAGCTATCCAGGCCCATGCCGCTGAATATGCCGAATGGGCGCAACTTTCAAGTCTTGCCCGGCGCGTTCTCCAGGGTGATACTGACGCATACATCGAAGCCATCGAAAAACTGAGTCCATTCACTGAACTGGCCAGCATTGGTTCCTCTCTTCATTTTTCGGTTCACAACCCGCGCCTGATCGAAGTCGTCCTCAGCACCAACGGCCGCAAGGCAATTCCTGCCGAAGTCAAAACCCTCACCGCTTCTGGAAAAGTCTCAGTGAAGGCAATGCCCAGGCCTCGATTCATTGAAATCTACCAGGACTACATTTGCGGCTGCGTTTTGCGGGTTGCCCGCGAACTCTTCGCTCTCCTGCCAGTCGAAACGCTCCTCATCTCTGCCTCCGCTGAGACTCTGGATACGTCGACAGGGAAGACCGTCGAACGCCCATTCCTCTCCGTTGCCATCCCGCGCGCAACCCTGAATGACCTCAACTTTGATCGCCTCGACCCGTCTGATTCCGTACTCAGCATGACTCACAGGGGCGACCTGAAAGCGTCCCGGAAAACAGGCGACTTCGATTTCATTACGCCTTTGACCATCACTGATCTCGATCAGTCCGATTCCCCGGCCTCTGTTGATTTCGCCACCATTTTCAACACCGTAAAACGCCTTCGTGCCGACTTGGCGACTCAATGCACCTCGCTTAATCCGCAGCCAGCAGAAGCGGCGGTATACACCGGAGAAACCTGATGACCATATTCCTTATCCTTGTTTGTGTGGGTCTCTTCATCACCTTGGCCGTGGTCTTGTTCAAGAACAAGGCCCTGAAACGTCTTGTTGCTCAACGCGAAGGGGAGATTACTACCGTAAAGCAGGAAACTGTCCGAGTAAGAACCGAAACCGAGCTGTCACTCAACGAGGCCCAGAAACTCATCGACCAGCAGGTCGCCGATATGCGAACCGAAGCCGACCGCATCCGCCAGCACTACGAGACTGAAGCCCGCAAGATCGCCGAAACATCGCAAACGCAACTCTCCAAAGCGCTTGAAGATGTAGCAGCCCTTCGCCGTTTCGCTCCGCTTCGCGATGCAGAAGTCGAGGTCCGCCAAACCCTTGAAGCCGCCATGTTAGAGGCTGGCGCCCTCCGCGATCAGGCCCAGGCGCTCATTGAACAGTCCCGGTCAGCTGCAGAGACTGAACGCCTTTGCGCCACCGAACGTGCCAAAGCAATTTATGAACAGGCCGACGCCCGCCTCAATCAGGCAACCCGCGACGCTGGTCGCATTGTCGCCCAAGCCGAAGAGCGTGCCAAGGAGATAGCCGGGGAGGCCCACGATGCCCTTCGTGACAAACAACTACTCGAACACGCAGCTGAGGCCATGCGCAACGTCATTGAAGGTTATGGCGACCGTTACATTATTCCCACTCACAGCCTGCTGGATGACCTGGCCGTCGAATTCGGTTACACGTCAGCCGGCGAATCCTTGAAATCCGCACGCGAACAGTCCCGCCGAATGGTCGAACAAGGGGAGGCCGCCGCTTGCGACTATGTTGAGGCGAGCCGCCGCAAAACCGCTATCCGTTTCGTCATCGACGCCTTCAACGGCCGCGTGGATGCCATCCTCACGCGGGTGAAACGGGACAATTACGGCCAACTCGAACAGGAGATCCGCGATTCATTCAACCTCGTCAACTTGAACGGAGGGGCTTTCCGCGATGCCCGTATCCTCGATGCCTATCTGAATGCCCGCCTGGCGGAACTTAAATGGGCGGTTGTGGTGCAGGAGCTGGCCCGCAGACAACTTGAAGAACAGCGCGAACTCAAGGCCCGCATGCGCGACGAGGAAAAGGCTCGCCGCGAGTACGAACAGAAAATGCGCGAAGCCGCCAAAGAAGAAGAACTCAAGAAGCAGGCTCTGGACCAGAAGGAGAAGGAACTGGCGGACCTCAAGCAAGCCTTAGCCCACGCCGCAACCCAGGATAAAGCTCAATTGGAACAGAAACTGGCGGATATGCAGAAAACCAACGAGGGGCTCCGTCAGGACTTGGCGGCCGCCACGGAAAAGAAACTGACGATCGCACAACAGACCAAGATGGGCACTGTTTACATCATCTCGAACGTTGGAGCCTTTGGCGAAGGTATCTACAAGATCGGCCAGACGCGCCGACCGGATCCGCAGGAACGCGTCGACGAACTGGGGGATGCGAGTGTCCCGTTCGACTTCGATGTTCATGCCTGGATCAAAAGCGATAACGCACCTGTCCTCGAGCACAAGATTCAGAAGCGTTTCCTTGCCATGCAGATCAATAAGGTGAACACCCGAAAGGAGTTCTTCCGGGTGTCACTGAAAGCCATACGGGAGGAAATTGACAAACTGAGCCAGGGAGAACCAGTCACTATTATCCACTGGACGGAAACGGCCGCTGCTACCCAGTACCGCGAAAGCCTCGACATTGAGAGCAACCCTGAGAAACTCAACAAGTGGCTGAAATATCAGGAAGCCCGTACCGATCGCGACATCCGTAAAGATTCCCTTCGGCTCACT
It encodes:
- a CDS encoding ParB N-terminal domain-containing protein; translated protein: MPKQKKTVKTQEYKLISVDPKDVAFNNENPRGESAEQINADPEFNQLVDSVYRFGVLVPIVICRQNDEASGKRYSLIDGERRLRAALKTNRAKIPAHVANREPSVKDLIQAFHIHMLRKQWGRTAQTRALKLILKESTQNSSDLFQKGAFIELQALTGYTKTQLSSLLQAAKYPDSVLDDVDNKLLSWSFLVQFEVSVIEPIKQHFPDLFKEFGVHELRNILLRKAKRKVLSGTRALMENIVPVIARAQGLNEKTFAEKLLRDFLNTDDMTAESVLGRFDLKFPESQTGLLDLLDRSIEKAESLEHMLQTLPGPLGMLSYPAKTKELYSRLDALRTLISKKRRTHKTILE
- a CDS encoding HNH endonuclease — encoded protein: MSTMTPRDRFTEFMEETNTAGSGKASSYVRALDLLGPILAKPTSLFKDCCNIWGITTITRIGELYEYVLEQQNLGESGIFGGEKPISYWRDRYCSAALNSFREFLITTRHETKLWDVFKQPGISADDLVKQLSKQKLDYTGVIGKEAIREVKTRVNQHFFRKMILQVYDGRCCITGLDIPQVLRASHIVGWAEDKDNRLNPTNGLCLSATFDAAFDAHLISLDEQFHLIFSPQLKDHHTNKAFQQQFQPFENHAVTLPLTFTPSQSFLQYHRERLIA
- a CDS encoding HNH endonuclease; this translates as MSYSATTSSMLQQYCDRFQSLRTDQHEGRPRPHKACMLLAVLSLADNGQLVENRIIYGPELLELFKRYFNVVKGPTDQCTPWNPFFYLRGERFWHLNSQPGKEVNSGSARSGATLMANVSYATLDPDLFVLFSQPASREILRQAIIDRYFSVQRQSLLELSGEERQIGMVRETWRDHGYQVNPGETATTARDAAFARTVKKAYDYRCAACGIRFLFDEVTLIDAAHLIPFSETRDDSPQNGMALCKNHHWLMDCQLIAPGPARGTVYDDLRWYIRDGMNERIEGQREVMRLRNKTVILPSDIRLKPKKEAIDRRMELLRDAC
- a CDS encoding DUF4041 domain-containing protein, encoding MTIFLILVCVGLFITLAVVLFKNKALKRLVAQREGEITTVKQETVRVRTETELSLNEAQKLIDQQVADMRTEADRIRQHYETEARKIAETSQTQLSKALEDVAALRRFAPLRDAEVEVRQTLEAAMLEAGALRDQAQALIEQSRSAAETERLCATERAKAIYEQADARLNQATRDAGRIVAQAEERAKEIAGEAHDALRDKQLLEHAAEAMRNVIEGYGDRYIIPTHSLLDDLAVEFGYTSAGESLKSAREQSRRMVEQGEAAACDYVEASRRKTAIRFVIDAFNGRVDAILTRVKRDNYGQLEQEIRDSFNLVNLNGGAFRDARILDAYLNARLAELKWAVVVQELARRQLEEQRELKARMRDEEKARREYEQKMREAAKEEELKKQALDQKEKELADLKQALAHAATQDKAQLEQKLADMQKTNEGLRQDLAAATEKKLTIAQQTKMGTVYIISNVGAFGEGIYKIGQTRRPDPQERVDELGDASVPFDFDVHAWIKSDNAPVLEHKIQKRFLAMQINKVNTRKEFFRVSLKAIREEIDKLSQGEPVTIIHWTETAAATQYRESLDIESNPEKLNKWLKYQEARTDRDIRKDSLRLTFADVVDAETREAPL